In the Marinobacter sp. Arc7-DN-1 genome, GGCATCCAGCTCCTCAGCCAGCTTTCGGCCAATCACGATCCCCTGGTCGCCTGACTGAACGTAGGCTCCCTGCTCAATATAACCGGCAAGTTCGGTGACGGCCCTCTCCTGTTCCGGCGCAATACCCACCAGTTCCACCGGCAGACTTTTCCCCGGATTCGCCACCATGGCACGAAGCACCACCCGCGGCGCGGCGGCCTCCACTTCAGGGCGCGCCCGCAACTGCCTCAGCAGCGTCGGGCTGTCGGCGATGCGCAGGGCTGGCGACAGATCGACGGCGTGCCCCGCTTCCATCACCTGCACGTGCCCGCTGAGCTGCTGGGTCGAGTTCTGGATCATCTGCTCGAAGAAGCCATCGGCAAAAGCGTACAGGAACAGATAGGCCGCCAGCCCGAACGCGGTGGCGGAGCCGGTAATCACTGACCGTCTCGGGTTGCGGAACACCGAACGGAGTGCCATTTGCGCGAAAATCAGCAGCCGGTGATCGGACGTCACCTGCCAGTGAATCCGGCGGATGCGGTTAATCACCTTGCGCCTGGCTCCCATCGCCTCCAGCGGACTGTTGCGACTCGCCTTCCAGGCCGGGAGGGCGGCCGCCAGCAAGGCTACCGAGACCACCACAACGCCAATCACCACCAGACGCTGGAATTCAATGGTGGGATAAACGATGCCGCTGAGCCCCGGCATGGTATCCATGGCCTTGATATAGGCGCTGAAATCCAGCCCATACCTGCCGAAATAGCCGGTCAGCGACAATCCCAGCACCAGCCCCAGCAGGTAGCCGAGGCCGGCCAGAATCGTGGTTTCCAGAAGCACCAGCCAGACCACACGGCTGCCGGGTGTACCCAGCGCCAGCATCACGCCAAACTCCCGGCTACGCTCCAGTACCGACATCAGGATGGTGTTGACGATACCGGCGGCCACTACCACGAACACCACGAAGATCACGATATAGGCGACGGCGTCGTGAAAGGCCACCATCTGCACCAGCGATGGCATCAGGGCCGGCCAGCCCAGGACCTCCACGTCGTGGCCCTGCAGCCGATCCCGCACGGCGCCGACCACCTGGTCGAGCTGGTCGGCATCCTGTACCCGGGCCGCGATCTCGGTAAACCGCCCCTGAAAGGCATACAGCGCCTGGGCCGAGGCCAGGGGCATCTGGGCCAGGAAGCCATCAATGCGCTTGATGCCGGTCTCGAACACGCCCACCACCTCGAACCGGTCGGCGCCGATGGAGCCGTCCGCCGCCTGCACCACCAGCACGAGCTCGTCGCCGGGGGAGACATCGAGGGCACTGGCGGCGTCCACGCCGACAAGGATCTCATTGCCGGCGGCCAGATAGCGGCCGCGGACAATCGACCGGTCGAGCCGGGTGACCCTTGGCTCCGTCGCGCTGTCGACGCCCATCACCTGCAATGCCCGTGACTGGTCCGCTCCGCTGGCCAGGGCATGCCCCATCACCCTGGGCGTGGTTGCCGCCACACCGGTTACAGCCGACACCTCCCCGGCAAGATTCCGACGCTCGGCCAGGGCGATGTTCATTTCCCGATCATCATGAAAGCCGCGCTGATGCACCTTCAGGTCGCCGGTTACATAACCGGTCATGTTATTGATCATCTGGGCGTTGATGCCATCGATGAATGCCCAGATAAACACCAGCCCGCCGACACCCACGGCCACCGACAACAGTGTGATGGCCGTGCGCCGGCGATTGACCCGGAGATTGCCAAAAGCCAGCCGTAACCACGCCATCATGGCCGTCGCTCCTCACGCTCGACACGGCCATCCCGGAGATGGATTATCCGCCGTGCGCGTTCCATCACCATCGGGTCGTGGGTGGAGAACACAAAGGTAATGCCGTGCTCGGCATTGAGCCCTCGCATCAGGTCCAGAAGGGCCGCGCCGGTGGTGGAGTCGAGATTGGCCGTAGGCTCGTCTGCCAGGACAATGGCCGGCTTGCTGACAATCGCCCGGGCCACCGCGACACGCTGTTGCTGGCCGCCGGACAATTCATGGGGCAGGCGCCGCTCCAGTCCCTGCAGACCGACCTCCACCAGAATGCGCCCGGCCTCGGCGCGGCGCTCCCGAAACGGCACTCCGCGAAGCATCAGCACATATTCGACATTCTCCTGCGCCGACAGCACACCGATCAGGTTGTACTCCTGAAACACAAAGCCGATCTTCCACAACCGCAGAAGGGTCCGCTTCTTGCGGCTGAGCCCGGTGATTTCCTCACCCGCCACCTGGATACGCCCGCTATCCGGCTCGTCCAGGGCTCCAATCTGGTTCAGCAGGGTGGTCTTGCCCGACCCTGACGGGCCCACCAGCGTTGTGAACTCACCGGCGTCGATGGCGACCGACACTTCATCCAACGCCTTGACGGCAATCGAATCCTGACGGTAGATCCGCGACGCTTTCTCCACATTGACGATGCTCATACCGGGCCCTCACTGTGGGTTGCGCAGGCGGCGCAATGAAAACAGCGCCTCATCGAGCGGCAGGTCGAATTCGATGGACTCAATCGTGATCACCGTGCGGGACTCGGGGTTATCGGCGTCCACCATCGTCCAGCGGGTGGGAATGCGGCGCCCGCCCATGGTTTCGATCTGGTCATAGGTCATGCGCTTGACGACCTGGTCGCGCTCGCCATAGTAAGCAGCCGACACCGGGATAGCATCGGCGCGGATCCTGAATTCCAAACGGCTCCACACCACCGGCGCGTCGGGCCGGGGCGTCGAGACGATCCGGTACACAGGCACCTCGCCCGAATCGTCGGTCTCGACCAGCTCATGGGTGTAGTCTTCAACGAACGAGCTTTCCTTGACCAGATCGTCGTTGCTGAAGTTTGAACCCATCCAGGGCTGCAGCATCATCGATGGCGGGATCTTGATGGTGCGATCAACCTTGGGCAGGTAATTCCACATGGCATCGCCGATTCGCAGCGAGCCAATGCCAGCCTCTTTTTTGGGCGCGTGAATGCGGATCAGCGTGTACTCCGGGCGGTCCATCCAGGCTTCCAGTTCCAGAGTGCGGGTCCAGTACTCCGATTCGATCCGCATGGCGAAACGGCCGTGATTGCTGTCGGACCAGAGGGTGTCCTCCATGCCGGCCACCAGTTGTTCAGCATCCGGAGCCTGGGCCAATGCCCGGAAGGAATAGACCGCCAGGGTCAAAATGAGTGCAGTAAGGGTAAACGATTTGTGGCTCATACGCGTTCTCGGATTGTCTGGTTATCGTTATTTTCTGCTTATTGTTGCTTTCTAGCAGGTATGAGTGCTCAAAGGTCAAGCAAATAGTCCGGTTGCTGCGGAAGAACCGACAAATTTAACAGTTTTAGGCGAAACGGCCGGACCCGATGCTGGAAATTATAGCCAAAATCAGGCCAACCCGTTGGCATTGTTGATGTTTTAATCTTGTTTGGAGCGGCAGCGGGATCTCGTCTATAATCCGATGGTCTTTCGACACTCGTGTAGTGAGCCTGCCCGCTTAAGGATTTCTCCGTTCTCATGATCCGCCATTATTTGACCTGTTTACTGGCTTTACTGATTGCCCTGCAATCGGCGGTTGCCATGGCGGACACCCATAGGTTTCATCAATCGGGGACGGAACACCTGGAATTCGACCATACGCACCCGCCCACTGATACCCCGAACAACAGCCAGCTCGCCAAGCAGACCGCCAACCAACCCGACCTGTCTTTATACGATTGTCGCCATTGCTGCCATTGCCATGGCCAGGTCCAGGGCGCAGTGGTCCTGACCGGAGCGGCTTCACACCTGGCTGTCTTGCTCTCAGGAAACGGCCAAGCCGACTATCAGGCCAACCTCACCTCCGGCATTTTCCCTTCCCTGTTCCGCCCTCCCATCGCCTGATTACATCGCAAAAGCGCGTCACCAGCCGCTGTAGCCCAGGGCTACAGCACCACAATGGCATTTATTCCAGGGTGATACATCATGGAACCGCAGGACTATCATTATGAGACGATTTGACTGGCCCTGGCAGGCCTTGCTGAGCGCGTGCGTGCTTGTCCTGCCCCTGCTTGCCCACGCACAAACTTCCGGCTGGGACGCCTGGCTGGCATCCCAGGTACAACAACACCCTGACGTGCTCGCCGCTCGCGAGCAATGGCTGGGTTCCAACGCCAGTGCCGATGCGGTGGAGCAGCCTATCTACAACCCGGAGCTGTCCACCGATCTGGAGCGTAATGGCGACGACGACAACTACCGCGTCGGCGTTCAGCAGACCATCGACTGGTGGGACAGACGGGGCGCAAGACGGCAGCAAGCGGGCTATCTGCGAAGCGCTGCCGAAGCGCTGTACCGGCAACGAGTACTGGACAAGACCGCTGAGGCGGTGGCCGCGCTGGTTGAGTGGCAGTCGGCCAGTCGCGCCGCGGCCATTAGCCAGGCGCAACAGGAGCAACTCAACACCCTGCTCGAACTGGTGGAGAAGCGCCAGCAGGCGGGTGATCTGGGCAGCATCGATGCCGAACTCACCTTCCTTTCCCTGTCGCAACAGTTGGCCCAGGTCGCCGAGGTGGAAGCCACCTTGCAGAGGGCTGAAACCAGGGTACGCGAGCTGCTGCCGCGGTGGACCCCGGAGCGGGGCGGCATTCCCGATGATTTCTGGCCGTCCACGCCAGGCCCTGTCCCGGATCGGGAGCTGCTGGGGCATCCGGCGGTGGCCAGCGCGCACGCCCGCTGGCAGTCGCTGAAGGAGGAAGCCGAGGTGACACGGCGTAGCGCCCGGGCGGAACCGACCGTTGGGCTCAATGCCGGTCGTGATGAAGGCGAGAGCGTTGTCGGGCTGACCTTCTCCATCCCGCTGAATGTGCGCAACAACTTTCGCTTTGAGACCCGCACCGCCGAACGCGCCGCGCTGGAGGCGGAAGCCCGCTTCCAGGCCGTTTACCGCAAGCAGCGTTTTGACTGGCAAGCCGCCTACGCCGCCTGGCAGCGCTATGAACAGCAATACCGCCGTTGGCAAGACGTCGTCCGGGGGCGGGTGGAGAACAGCGCCGAACTGCTGGAACGCCAGTGGCGCAGCGGTGACCTGTCCACCACCGATTATCTGCTGGCCTTGAATCAGCGCGCCGAGAGCCTGCGTTCAGGCATCGAATTGGCAACACAGACACGGCTTGCGCTCACCGAGGTGCTCCAGCAATCGGGCCGCCTGATGCGCGCGACTATGCCCGCAACAGCGCCAACGAATGAATAACAGGATGACAAATATGAACAAAACACTGACAGCTCTTCTGGTCGCTGGTCTTGCGACAGCAACCGCAAGCCTTGCCAGGGAATCTGAGTCGGGGCATGCCCACGAGTACGAGAAAACCACGCCTGCCGCAGCCCATGGCGATCAGGGTGAAGGTGACGATCACCGCGAGGAAAGTCACGGGGAAAGTCACGGGGAAGCCGCTTCCACGTCCTTGAATCCCGCGCAGATGACGCGGGCGGATATCCAAGTGGAGGCCCTTGCCGCCAGCCCGGTCGATTATCGGCTTTACGCGCCGGGGGAAGTCCTCTCCAACGGCTACACCAGCTACCGGGTATCACCCCGGGTAGCATCAGTCGTGCTGCGCCGACACGTCGCACTCGGTGATCACGTCAAGCAAGGTCAGTCTCTGGTCACCCTGTTCAGCGAGAGCGTGGCACAGGCACAAGCCGGCTACCGCACGGCCTGGTCCGAGTGGCAAAGGGTGCGGGAACTGGGGCGTACAACCGTGGGGGAACAGCGTTATGTCAGCGCCAAGGCCAGCCTTGAGGCGGCCCGGGCAACGCTGCTGGCCTACGGCCTGTCCAACTCGGATCTGCAATCGCTGGCGTCACCGCAATCCGTGGCATTGGGAGAATATACCCTGCGCGCCGAAATCGATGGCGCAGTGCTTTCCGACGATTTCGAGCAGGGCCAACGTATCGAGGCGGGCGCACCGTTGATTGCGCTGGCGGATGAAGAGCAGCTCTGGGTGGAAGCCCACCTGCCCGCTAACCTCTCCCTGACCCTGGGTGCCGGAACACAGGCCGACGTCGTAACCGGCGATGTACGCGCAACGGCCGCGGTCACGCAGGAGGCCCACACCATCGATCCCATCACCCGCACCCGCACCGTGCGCCTGCTGGTGGACAATCCGGAACACCGCCTGCACCCGGGCCAGTTTGCCGAGGTGTATTTCCGGTTCCGCACGCAAAAACCCGTGCTGGCGGTACCGGAAACCGCGCTGATGCGCTCAGCGGACGGGGACTGGACGGTATTCGTGGAAGACCATCCCGGCGAGTTCCAGCCGGTGGAGGTCGAGTTGGGCCGTGCACTCGGGCAGTTACGTGAAATCACCGGCGTCCGGCCGGGGACCCGTATCGTAACCAGGGGCGCGTTCTTTGTTGCCTCGCAGATCGCCAAGGGCGGCTTTGACCCCCATAACCACTGAGCAGCAGGAGACCCCATGTTTAACCGAATCATTGATTGGGCGGTCACCAACCGGTTGCTCGTGGTAATAGCGCTTATCACACTGACGGTCAGTGCCGTTTTTATTATTCCCAAACTGAACCTGGATGCCTTTCCGGATGTGACCAACGTGCAGGTGTCGGTGAATACCGAGGCGCCAGGGCTCGCCGCCGAAGAGGTGGAGCAGCTCATAACTTACCCCATCGAAGCAGTGATGTATGCCCTGCCTGACGTCGAGGAAGTGCGCTCCATTTCCAAGACCGGCTTGTCTGGCGTCACCGTGGTATTCAGGGGCGGCACGGACATCTATTTTGCCCGGCAACTGGTGTTTGAGCGGCTTCAGGCCGCCAGGGAGCTGATTCCCGATGGGGTTGGCACGCCGGAAATGGGACCGAATACCTCCGGCCTCGGTCAGGTCTATCAGTATCTGCTGGTGGCCGAACCGGGCGCGGGTTTTGATGCCATGGCCCTGCGCAGCCTCAATGACTGGGTGGTAAAGCTGCTGCTGATCCCGGCCGAGGGCGTGACCGATGTACTCTCTTTCGGCGGTGAGGTGCGCCAGTACCAGGTCAACCTGAACCCATCCCGGCTATTGGCTTACGGCCTCAGCCAGGACGACATTATGGCGGCGCTGGAGCGCAACAACACCAATGTCGGCGGCTGGTATATGAACCGGGGCCAGGAGCAACTGGTGATCCGGGGTACCGGCTGGCTGGATCATGGCGGGCAGGGGCTGGAGCAGATTCGCCAGGTGCCGCTGAAAACCGTGGACGGCACCACCATCACCGTAGCCGACGTGGCTCAGGTGGCGCTGGGCAGCGAGATCCGCCAGGGCGCGGTGACCATGACTCGCAAAAATGCCGTCGGCGAGGTGGAGAATCTCGGCGAGGTGGTGTCCGGAATCGTGCTCAAGCGCATGGGGGCCAATACCAAGGCGACCATCGACGGAATCAATGACCGCATCGGGCGTATCAACCAGGCATTGCCCGAAGGTGTCCGCTTCGAGGCATTTTACGACCAGGCCGATTTAATCACCCAGGCGGTGCGGACCGTCGTCAATGCCCTGTTGCTGGCTTTCGTTTTCATCGTGGTGATCCTCGCGCTGTTCCTGATGAACCTGCGCGCCACTTTTCTGGTGTTGATCTCAATCCCGATCTCAATTGGTATCGCCTTGATGGTTATGTCGTGGTTTGGCCTGTCAGCGAATCTGATGTCCCTGGGAGGGATCGCGGTGGCCATCGGGATGTTGGTGGACGGCTCTGTGGTGATGGTGGAGAACATGTTTAAACATCTGACCCACCCGGATGCAGAGCATGAAACCCATAGAAAAGCGCTGGTGAGTTCCGATGACGAAGACCCGGCTGATGCAGCCCATGACCGCCACGGCATTGCCTTGCGCCTGCAGGAGGCCGGCAAGGAGGTGGCCCGCCCCATCTTTTTCGCGACCGCCATCATTCTGGTGGTTTTCATGCCGCTGTTCAGTTTCGAGGGT is a window encoding:
- a CDS encoding ABC transporter ATP-binding protein — protein: MSIVNVEKASRIYRQDSIAVKALDEVSVAIDAGEFTTLVGPSGSGKTTLLNQIGALDEPDSGRIQVAGEEITGLSRKKRTLLRLWKIGFVFQEYNLIGVLSAQENVEYVLMLRGVPFRERRAEAGRILVEVGLQGLERRLPHELSGGQQQRVAVARAIVSKPAIVLADEPTANLDSTTGAALLDLMRGLNAEHGITFVFSTHDPMVMERARRIIHLRDGRVEREERRP
- a CDS encoding efflux RND transporter periplasmic adaptor subunit — translated: MNKTLTALLVAGLATATASLARESESGHAHEYEKTTPAAAHGDQGEGDDHREESHGESHGEAASTSLNPAQMTRADIQVEALAASPVDYRLYAPGEVLSNGYTSYRVSPRVASVVLRRHVALGDHVKQGQSLVTLFSESVAQAQAGYRTAWSEWQRVRELGRTTVGEQRYVSAKASLEAARATLLAYGLSNSDLQSLASPQSVALGEYTLRAEIDGAVLSDDFEQGQRIEAGAPLIALADEEQLWVEAHLPANLSLTLGAGTQADVVTGDVRATAAVTQEAHTIDPITRTRTVRLLVDNPEHRLHPGQFAEVYFRFRTQKPVLAVPETALMRSADGDWTVFVEDHPGEFQPVEVELGRALGQLREITGVRPGTRIVTRGAFFVASQIAKGGFDPHNH
- a CDS encoding TolC family protein, with product MRRFDWPWQALLSACVLVLPLLAHAQTSGWDAWLASQVQQHPDVLAAREQWLGSNASADAVEQPIYNPELSTDLERNGDDDNYRVGVQQTIDWWDRRGARRQQAGYLRSAAEALYRQRVLDKTAEAVAALVEWQSASRAAAISQAQQEQLNTLLELVEKRQQAGDLGSIDAELTFLSLSQQLAQVAEVEATLQRAETRVRELLPRWTPERGGIPDDFWPSTPGPVPDRELLGHPAVASAHARWQSLKEEAEVTRRSARAEPTVGLNAGRDEGESVVGLTFSIPLNVRNNFRFETRTAERAALEAEARFQAVYRKQRFDWQAAYAAWQRYEQQYRRWQDVVRGRVENSAELLERQWRSGDLSTTDYLLALNQRAESLRSGIELATQTRLALTEVLQQSGRLMRATMPATAPTNE
- a CDS encoding FtsX-like permease family protein, translated to MMAWLRLAFGNLRVNRRRTAITLLSVAVGVGGLVFIWAFIDGINAQMINNMTGYVTGDLKVHQRGFHDDREMNIALAERRNLAGEVSAVTGVAATTPRVMGHALASGADQSRALQVMGVDSATEPRVTRLDRSIVRGRYLAAGNEILVGVDAASALDVSPGDELVLVVQAADGSIGADRFEVVGVFETGIKRIDGFLAQMPLASAQALYAFQGRFTEIAARVQDADQLDQVVGAVRDRLQGHDVEVLGWPALMPSLVQMVAFHDAVAYIVIFVVFVVVAAGIVNTILMSVLERSREFGVMLALGTPGSRVVWLVLLETTILAGLGYLLGLVLGLSLTGYFGRYGLDFSAYIKAMDTMPGLSGIVYPTIEFQRLVVIGVVVVSVALLAAALPAWKASRNSPLEAMGARRKVINRIRRIHWQVTSDHRLLIFAQMALRSVFRNPRRSVITGSATAFGLAAYLFLYAFADGFFEQMIQNSTQQLSGHVQVMEAGHAVDLSPALRIADSPTLLRQLRARPEVEAAAPRVVLRAMVANPGKSLPVELVGIAPEQERAVTELAGYIEQGAYVQSGDQGIVIGRKLAEELDARLGDKLVITVQQAGGDLASGAQAIRGIYRTGSDLFDSEYAFIDIEAARRLGSLQGDEASRIALRLSDRAGSAALARTLNKSLSGDGLVAQDWETLLPVVVQMVEMSQVDFYLILSVVFVVVAIGVMNTMVMSVMERTRELGVMLALGTRGVQLLLTIVFEAFFLAVLGMVAGTLAGGALVYWLNQAGIDLSSISGALETIPGITDRVYPVLMFDHVWLPSLLLFLCSVTVALYPAWRAARLDPVEAIHHG
- a CDS encoding outer membrane lipoprotein-sorting protein, producing MSHKSFTLTALILTLAVYSFRALAQAPDAEQLVAGMEDTLWSDSNHGRFAMRIESEYWTRTLELEAWMDRPEYTLIRIHAPKKEAGIGSLRIGDAMWNYLPKVDRTIKIPPSMMLQPWMGSNFSNDDLVKESSFVEDYTHELVETDDSGEVPVYRIVSTPRPDAPVVWSRLEFRIRADAIPVSAAYYGERDQVVKRMTYDQIETMGGRRIPTRWTMVDADNPESRTVITIESIEFDLPLDEALFSLRRLRNPQ